The following coding sequences are from one Dama dama isolate Ldn47 chromosome 8, ASM3311817v1, whole genome shotgun sequence window:
- the PRKAG3 gene encoding 5'-AMP-activated protein kinase subunit gamma-3 isoform X1 — MEPAELEHALSRTPSWSSFGGPEHQEMSFLEQGDSTSWPSPAMTTSAEISLGEQGTKVSRWTSQEAVEEGELPGLKGGPQSRPAAESTRLEATFPKATPLAQATLSSGVGTPTTERDSLPPDCSASASGSSTDNLDLGIEFSAPEVWGDELGLVEERPAQCPSPQVPVLRLGWDDELRKPGAQIYMHFMQEHTCYDAMATSSKLVIFDTMLQIKKAFFALVANGVRAAPLWDSKKQSFVGMLTITDFILVLHRYYRSPLVQIYEIEEHKIETWREIYLQGCFKPLVSISPSDSLFEAVYTLIKNRIHRLPVLDPVSGAVLHILTHKRLLKFLHIFGTLLPRPSFLSRTIQDLGIGTFRDLAVVLETAPILTALDIFVDRRVSALPVINEAGQVVGLYSRFDVIHLAAQQTYNHLDISVGEALRRRTLCLEGVLSCQPHETLGEVIDRIAREQVHRLVLVDETQHLLGVVSLSDILQALVLSPAGIDALGA; from the exons ATGGAGCCCGCCGAGCTGGAGCACGCGCTGAGCAGG ACCCCCTCCTGGAGCAGCTTTGGGGGACCCGAGCATCAAG AGATGAGCTTCCTAGAGCAAGGAGACAGCACTTCATGGCCATCACCAGCCATGACCACCAGCGCAGAAATAAGCCTTGGGGAACAAGGGACCAAGGTCTCAAGATGGACAAGCCAGGAGGCTGTAGAGGAAGGGGAGCTCCCAGGCCTGAAGGGAG GTCCCCAGTCCAGGCCAGCTGCTGAGTCCACCAGGCTGGAGGCCACATTCCCCAAGGCCACACCCTTGGCCCAAGCCACTCTCTCGTCCGGGGTGGGCACCCCCACAACAGAGCGAGACAGCCTCCCCCCTGACTGTTCAGCCTCTGCTTCTGGCTCCAGCACAGATAATCTGGATCTGGGCATAGAGTTCTCAGCCCCAGAAGTGTGGGGGGATGAGCTCGGCCTGGTGGAAGAGAGGCCGGCCCAGTGCCCGTCCCCGCAGGTGCCGGTACTCAGGCTGGGCTGGGACGACGAGCTGCGGAAGCCGGGGGCCCAGATCTACATGCACTTCATGCAGGAGCACACCTGCTACGATgccatggcaaccagctccaagCTAGTCATCTTCGACACCATGCTACAG atcaagaaGGCCTTCTTTGCCCTGGTGGCCAACGGCGTTCGGGCAGCACCTCTTTGGGACAGCAAGAAGCAGAGCTTTGTGG GGATGCTGACTATCACAGACTTCATCTTGGTTCTGCATCGCTATTACCGGTCCCCCCTG GTCCAGATCTATGAGATTGAAGAACACAAGATTGAGACCTGGAGGG AGATCTACCTTCAAGGCTGCTTCAAGCCTCTGGTCTCCATCTCTCCCAGTGACAG CCTGTTTGAAGCTGTCTACACCCTCATCAAGAACCGTATCCACCGCCTGCCAGTCCTGGACCCAGTCTCAGGCGCCGTGCTGCACATCCTCACACACAAACGGCTTCTCAAGTTCCTGCACATTTTT GGCACCCTGCTGCCCCGGCCCTCCTTCCTCTCTCGCACCATCCAAGATCTGGGCATCGGCACATTCCGAGACTTGGCTGTGGTGCTGGAAACGGCACCCATCCTCACTGCACTGGACATCTTTGTGGACCGGCGTGTGTCTGCGCTGCCAGTGATCAACGAAGCTG GACAGGTCGTGGGCCTCTACTCCCGCTTTGATGTGATT CACCTGGCAGCCCAACAAACGTACAACCACCTGGACATAAGTGTGGGAGAAGCCCTGAGGCGGAGGACGCTGTGTCTGGAGGGAGTCCTTTCCTGCCAGCCCCACGAGACCTTGGGGGAAGTCATCGACCGGATTGCCCGGGAGCAG GTGCATCGGCTGGTGCTTGTGGACGAAACCCAGCACCTGCTGGGCGTGGTGTCCCTCTCCGACATCCTTCAAGCTCTAGTGCTCAGCCCCGCTGGCATCGACGCCCTCGGGGCCTGA
- the PRKAG3 gene encoding 5'-AMP-activated protein kinase subunit gamma-3 isoform X2 — MEPAELEHALSRSLFSTQTPSWSSFGGPEHQEMSFLEQGDSTSWPSPAMTTSAEISLGEQGTKVSRWTSQEAVEEGELPGLKGGPQSRPAAESTRLEATFPKATPLAQATLSSGVGTPTTERDSLPPDCSASASGSSTDNLDLGIEFSAPEVWGDELGLVEERPAQCPSPQVPVLRLGWDDELRKPGAQIYMHFMQEHTCYDAMATSSKLVIFDTMLQIKKAFFALVANGVRAAPLWDSKKQSFVGMLTITDFILVLHRYYRSPLVQIYEIEEHKIETWREIYLQGCFKPLVSISPSDSLFEAVYTLIKNRIHRLPVLDPVSGAVLHILTHKRLLKFLHIFGTLLPRPSFLSRTIQDLGIGTFRDLAVVLETAPILTALDIFVDRRVSALPVINEAGQVVGLYSRFDVIHLAAQQTYNHLDISVGEALRRRTLCLEGVLSCQPHETLGEVIDRIAREQVHRLVLVDETQHLLGVVSLSDILQALVLSPAGIDALGA, encoded by the exons ATGGAGCCCGCCGAGCTGGAGCACGCGCTGAGCAGG TCACTTTTCTCCACACAGACCCCCTCCTGGAGCAGCTTTGGGGGACCCGAGCATCAAG AGATGAGCTTCCTAGAGCAAGGAGACAGCACTTCATGGCCATCACCAGCCATGACCACCAGCGCAGAAATAAGCCTTGGGGAACAAGGGACCAAGGTCTCAAGATGGACAAGCCAGGAGGCTGTAGAGGAAGGGGAGCTCCCAGGCCTGAAGGGAG GTCCCCAGTCCAGGCCAGCTGCTGAGTCCACCAGGCTGGAGGCCACATTCCCCAAGGCCACACCCTTGGCCCAAGCCACTCTCTCGTCCGGGGTGGGCACCCCCACAACAGAGCGAGACAGCCTCCCCCCTGACTGTTCAGCCTCTGCTTCTGGCTCCAGCACAGATAATCTGGATCTGGGCATAGAGTTCTCAGCCCCAGAAGTGTGGGGGGATGAGCTCGGCCTGGTGGAAGAGAGGCCGGCCCAGTGCCCGTCCCCGCAGGTGCCGGTACTCAGGCTGGGCTGGGACGACGAGCTGCGGAAGCCGGGGGCCCAGATCTACATGCACTTCATGCAGGAGCACACCTGCTACGATgccatggcaaccagctccaagCTAGTCATCTTCGACACCATGCTACAG atcaagaaGGCCTTCTTTGCCCTGGTGGCCAACGGCGTTCGGGCAGCACCTCTTTGGGACAGCAAGAAGCAGAGCTTTGTGG GGATGCTGACTATCACAGACTTCATCTTGGTTCTGCATCGCTATTACCGGTCCCCCCTG GTCCAGATCTATGAGATTGAAGAACACAAGATTGAGACCTGGAGGG AGATCTACCTTCAAGGCTGCTTCAAGCCTCTGGTCTCCATCTCTCCCAGTGACAG CCTGTTTGAAGCTGTCTACACCCTCATCAAGAACCGTATCCACCGCCTGCCAGTCCTGGACCCAGTCTCAGGCGCCGTGCTGCACATCCTCACACACAAACGGCTTCTCAAGTTCCTGCACATTTTT GGCACCCTGCTGCCCCGGCCCTCCTTCCTCTCTCGCACCATCCAAGATCTGGGCATCGGCACATTCCGAGACTTGGCTGTGGTGCTGGAAACGGCACCCATCCTCACTGCACTGGACATCTTTGTGGACCGGCGTGTGTCTGCGCTGCCAGTGATCAACGAAGCTG GACAGGTCGTGGGCCTCTACTCCCGCTTTGATGTGATT CACCTGGCAGCCCAACAAACGTACAACCACCTGGACATAAGTGTGGGAGAAGCCCTGAGGCGGAGGACGCTGTGTCTGGAGGGAGTCCTTTCCTGCCAGCCCCACGAGACCTTGGGGGAAGTCATCGACCGGATTGCCCGGGAGCAG GTGCATCGGCTGGTGCTTGTGGACGAAACCCAGCACCTGCTGGGCGTGGTGTCCCTCTCCGACATCCTTCAAGCTCTAGTGCTCAGCCCCGCTGGCATCGACGCCCTCGGGGCCTGA